In Iodobacter fluviatilis, one DNA window encodes the following:
- a CDS encoding class I SAM-dependent methyltransferase, with protein sequence MIGLLQTGASPEICGEISALGLPLWSELPEGAAHYLCWQNERLELVTLGEKGTVAVDFVGGAAAHRRQFGGGRGQPVAKAVGIKGEYVPRVLDATAGLGRDAFVLASLACEVTLIERSPVAVALLLDGLRRAQADAAIGKIVGRMRLVFGDGHQELAKLLAGQAVNYLFNPPDVEPEFDVVFLDPMFPDPTKRAKSKKEMAAFQTVIGDDPDANDLLFPARQIAKKRVIVKRPRIAPVMAGVKPDFVFGGESTRFDGYLPLSRG encoded by the coding sequence ATGATTGGCTTGTTGCAGACAGGGGCAAGCCCTGAAATTTGCGGAGAAATCAGCGCTTTGGGCTTGCCGCTCTGGAGCGAGTTGCCTGAGGGCGCTGCCCATTATCTTTGCTGGCAAAATGAGCGGCTAGAGCTGGTGACTCTTGGCGAGAAAGGTACGGTTGCGGTCGATTTTGTAGGCGGAGCGGCGGCACATCGTCGGCAATTTGGCGGAGGTCGTGGCCAGCCGGTGGCCAAAGCGGTGGGGATTAAAGGCGAATACGTACCCAGAGTGCTGGATGCCACGGCAGGCCTTGGCCGGGATGCTTTTGTGCTGGCTTCTTTAGCTTGCGAAGTTACACTGATCGAGCGCTCCCCTGTGGCCGTGGCCCTGCTGCTGGATGGTTTACGCCGCGCACAGGCTGATGCCGCTATTGGCAAAATCGTGGGCAGAATGCGTTTAGTGTTTGGCGATGGCCATCAGGAGCTGGCTAAATTGCTGGCAGGCCAGGCGGTTAACTATTTATTTAATCCGCCTGACGTCGAGCCAGAGTTTGACGTGGTTTTTTTAGACCCGATGTTTCCAGACCCGACAAAGCGCGCCAAATCAAAAAAAGAAATGGCGGCATTTCAAACCGTGATTGGCGATGATCCGGATGCGAATGATTTGTTATTTCCTGCAAGACAAATCGCCAAAAAACGGGTGATTGTAAAACGCCCGCGTATTGCACCGGTTATGGCTGGAGTGAAGCCTGATTTTGTTTTTGGCGGGGAAAGCACACGCTTTGATGGCTATTTACCATTGAGCCGGGGCTAG